The region GTAAGAATGCTTTATGTATGCCGTAATCCCTGTTTTTCATGTGGGTTCCCCTCCAAAAAACCGCAGCGAAAAGTCAAACTCCTCGAAAGACTTTTAAGAGATTTTTGTATAGTTTAAGCCAGAAATTACCCTTccacacattaaaaacattcatgACACATAATATACAGAGAATATACAGGGATTTATCTTGGTTTCACTTTTTATATCACAGaaacatggcatttgaacaggggtgtgtagactttttgtcCACTTGTTTCGACTTGTAGAAACCTTCCACCCCTTTACAAACTTACCGCTAAATCTGACATAGTGGGGATTGCTGTATTATTGTGGAAACGCCTGTCATTCACATTCTCTTTGAGTTGCTTCGCACCTGTCAACCTCTTTGTAATGGGCATTACCACAACCTACAGGActgttattttcaattttaaagcTGGGCTCAGCTTTGTTAAAACCTGTCTTTTGATTACCGGCAATGTTTTTGACATCCTGTCTCCTTTAAGAATGAATTGAGTTGCTGTTTGTTGTCTGCGACCCAGGGAGGAGGGCTGAGCATGATGAGCGGGAAGAGCCTCTTGCTGAAGGTGATCCTGCTTGGCGATGGAGGAGTGGGGAAGTCCTCCTTGATGAACCGCTTCGTCACAGATCGTTTCGACTCTCAGTCATTTCACACCATCGGTGTAGAGTTCCTCAACAGGGACCTTGAAGTTGATGGACGTCTTGTCACCCTTCAAATCTGGGACACCGCCGGCCAGGAGCGTTTCAAGTCCTTGCGCACGCCTTTCTACCGAGGCGCTGACTGCTGCCTGCTTACATTTGccgtgaatgacctgcagagctTTCAGAACCTTGGCGGCTGGAAGAAGGAGTTCATGTATTACTCTGATGTGAAAGATCCTGAGCGGTTCCCTTTTGTGGTGCTGGGCAACAAGGTGGACATGGAGCAGAGGGAAGTAGGGGAGGACGAAGCGCGGGCCTGGTGCGAGGAGAACGGCTGCTGTCCTTACTTTGAGACCAGCGCTAAGGACGACACGAATGTCACAGCCGCATTCGAGGCAGCTGTCAGGGAGGTTTTGGCCACCGAGGATCATATTGACCACTCGGTACTGAGTGGGACTATAGATCTCCATGGCAACCGCAAAATATCTCATAGGTCCTGCTGCTGACGGGTCAGGTTTGAAACCTCTCTGCCCGTGGGTGGATTTGAGAGCCAGTGAGTTGCTGTTTATGGTACATGTAGAGCAGGTACATGTtgttctgtgatttttttttggataaGATACAGTGGAGGCTTAATTCTTTATTAATGCTGATAAGGTGTAATCTGAGGAGAGCAGTGTCAAGCGTGCTGCCGTTATAAAAGGGTTTTAGCCCCAACCAAGGTACAGCCGTGCTGAAACACTCTTCTTGTGCTTTGTCTGCTTCCAGTAATGTTGCACATTGCACACTCATCCTCATACCAAACTTTGCATCCGTTGTCTCATACAGATTTGCATCCATATTGCTTCCAGAACGATTACAAGTAGAACTTCCAAAGtcgaacacaatccattctgtGGCGCTGGTTGACTTCATGTTGGTCTAATTTCAAGTAAGGTTTCAAGTGACATTTAAACATTCTCAACTAAGCTCGAAGAGAAGTTACTTTTTGGAACCATTTGTCAATTTTcaatactgcttgtcctcattagggttgcgcaTTGGCCTGTCACAacaattactatatcgacttatcttttgacaaataaaatggacacgacagtttttccggactcgagaAATTGTCGTTGTTGTGGTGGGCTGACAGTTGAATGGCTGTGTCATTTGCTGCTAGTGGGTTCATGGAACACCGGAAGACCGGTACACTCTTGCCGGTGTTTGCTCCCTCCAATACTTCACAGCCTTGCTCCTCGTGCAGCGCGTAGTTTCAcgcaacagagacacttcagggaaagttcACCGTTTATTATGGTCGCTAGCCCacgagctaacaagctagcctGCAAGCTAACGAACTAGCCCGCAAGCTATCAAGCTAGGgagttaaggagctaaacagctcccTCCACAGCAGCGATGttgtttaaaacatcagcgcgtcgctccgagttgttgtgtgtgctggtctccaattaacacacacacgggaaagttaactgtttattatgtttgctaGCTTACAAGCTTGTGAGGTAATGAGTTAAGGAGCTAACAGATCACTGCATCGCGGCAACGTCGTTTAAAATGCACTTTGCTCTGAGTTGTTGTGAGTCCCCAGTTAATACACAGGGGAAAGTTAattgtttattatgtttgcCAGCCCatgagctaaggagctaaacatcTCGCTCCACCGCGGCAAACCAGTTGAAAATGTCAGCGGCTCGCTCCGTGTTGTTGTGTGTATTAGTCCCCGGTTAACACAAGTTAACTGGTTATTAAGCGTAACCTCAatggcacacgttattcagccagtagttaaATACAGCGAACatcaacatatatttgattgacaggtgaagggctcgtcttcagcggaccaaccacaAAGTCTTGCAGCttgagggcgggccttatttttcatcatttcagagGCATAAAGAAAAACGATATTATAGTTTGATAATAGtttgatagttttggggaaaatatggaATTTGGAAAGAACCTCATAACCCCCCCAAGTAAAGTTTTACAGTTTTAGttttcatt is a window of Phycodurus eques isolate BA_2022a chromosome 9, UOR_Pequ_1.1, whole genome shotgun sequence DNA encoding:
- the rab9b gene encoding ras-related protein Rab-9B is translated as MMSGKSLLLKVILLGDGGVGKSSLMNRFVTDRFDSQSFHTIGVEFLNRDLEVDGRLVTLQIWDTAGQERFKSLRTPFYRGADCCLLTFAVNDLQSFQNLGGWKKEFMYYSDVKDPERFPFVVLGNKVDMEQREVGEDEARAWCEENGCCPYFETSAKDDTNVTAAFEAAVREVLATEDHIDHSVLSGTIDLHGNRKISHRSCC